AGAAGATAACAAAACCTACTATCAAGAAGAAATAAAAAAAGATAAAAGACATATAAAAGAGCTCAAAAATATTGAATATGTTGAGAAGTATGCTCGTGAAAAATACTATATGAAAAAAGACAGCGAAGATATCTATATCATCGAATTTGAAGGAGACAGCGCCATCAAAACCAAATAACCTCTTTCTTTCTTTAATACGAAACAACCAAGCCAATGAAACCTCTTTTTACAAATTTCGCTCCCGTTTCTGCCAAAGAATGGAAACAAAAAATTCAGTTTGAACTCAAAGGAGCTGAT
This sequence is a window from Flavobacterium ammoniigenes. Protein-coding genes within it:
- a CDS encoding FtsB family cell division protein; this translates as MTNPLKNKSWFKLLSNKYILVLVFFTAWMLFLDNYSYFDHRFLDKQIDELEDNKTYYQEEIKKDKRHIKELKNIEYVEKYAREKYYMKKDSEDIYIIEFEGDSAIKTK